GCACAAGCAGCTCTTGATGCTGGCGTGCCAAAAAACAATATTTGGGTTGATCCAGGATTTGGATTTGCCAAATCTGTTCAACAGAATACGGAGTTATTAAAAGGATTGGACCGCGTCTGTCAGTTGGGCTATCCTGTCTTGTTTGGTATTTCGAGAAAGCGTGTCGTAGATGCCTTGTTAGGCGGCAACACCAAAGCTAAAGAGCGAGACGGAGCGACAGCAGCCTTGTCTGCTTATGCCCTTGGAAAAGGCTGTCAGATTGTACGCGTACACGATGTCAAGGCTAATCAAGACATTGTGGCTGTGTTGAGCCAGTTGATGTGAGGACTTATGGATAAAATCGTATTAGAAGGTTGCCGTTTTTATGGCTACCATGGAGCCTTTAAAGAAGAACAGACCCTTGGGCAAATTTTTCTGGTTGATTTAGAATTGTCAGTCGATTTGCAAGCAGCTTCTTTGTCAGACCAATTAACAGATACGGTCCATTACGGGATGGTGTTTGATAGTGTCCGTCAGTTAGTGGAAGGGGAAAAGTTTATTTTGATTGAACGTTTAGCAGGTGCGATTTGTGAACAGCTTTTTAACGAATTTCCGCCTATTGAAGCCATCAAAGTGGCCATTAAAAAGGAAAACCCACCGATTGCAGGCCACTATAAGGCAGTTGGTATTGAATTGGAGAGACAGAGATGACCATTGTTTATTTAAGTTTAGGCACCAATATGGGGGACCGAGCAGCTTACTTGCAAAAAGCTCTTGAGGCTTTAGCTGACTTACCTCAAACACGGTTGCTTGCTCAATCATCCATTTATGAAACGACTGCTTGGGGCAAGACAGGCCAGGCTGATTTTCTCAATATGGCCTGTCAATTAGATACACAATTAACCGCGGCTGATTTCTTAAAAGAAACACAAGCTATTGAGCAATCTCTTGGTCGTGTGAGGCATGAAAAATGGGGATCAAGAACTATTGACATTGATATCTTGCTATTTGGAGAAGAGGTTTATGACACAAAGGAATTGAAAGTGCCACACCCTTATATGACTGAGCGTGCTTTTGTTTTAATCCCCTTATTGGAATTGCAGCCAGATTTAAAATTGCCTCCTAATCATAAGTTTTTAAGGGATTATCTTGCAGCTTTAGATCAATCAGATATCACACTCTTTTCAGCTCAACAGACAGAGTTCTAGACTCTGTTTTCGGAGTAATGCCTGCTATAAGCCAATCCATAAAGTTTTGCCAAATTCATCGTTATTTTTTCTAAAATTTGATATAATAGTATCGGCTTTATGCCGATTTTTTTACGTGTATAAGAAGTGATAAAAGAAAGAAGATAACTATGATAACTGAACTTCATGGGATTGATATTCGAGAGAATGAACCCCTAAAACATTACACTTACACTAAGGTAGGTGGCCCAGCAGATTTCTTGGCTTTTCCTAGAAATCACTACGAGCTATCACGCATCGTTGCTTATGCCAACAAAGAAAATATGCCTTGGCTTGTTTTGGGAAATGCCAGCAATCTCATTGTGCGAGATGGTGGTATTCGTGGCTTTGTCATCATGTTTGATAAGCTAAATGCAGTGCACTTAAATGGTTATACCTTAGAAGCCGAAGCTGGTGCCAATCTGATTGAAACAACGAAGATTGCCAAATTCCATAGTTTAACAGGGTTTGAATTTGCATGTGGCATTCCTGGAAGCATTGGGGGTGCTGTTTTTATGAATGCGGGTGCTTATGGTGGGGAAATATCACATATTTTCTTATCCGCTAAGGTGCTTACCCCAAGTGGAGAGATCAAAACCATTTCAGCTAGGGATATGGCTTTTGGTTACCGTCACTCTGCCATTCAAGAAACAGGTGACATTGTCATTTCTGCTAAGTTTGCTCTTAAACCGGGTAATTATGATACGATCAGCCAAGAAATGAATCGGTTAAATCACCTTCGCCAACTAAAACAACCTTTAGAATTTCCATCTTGTGGATCTGTGTTTAAGCGCCCGCCAGGACACTTTGCAGGTCAATTAATCATGGAAGCAAATCTTAAAGGGCATCGGATTGGTGGTGTGGAAGTTTCCGAAAAACACACTGGTTTTATGATTAATGTGGCAGATGGCACAGCTAAAGATTATGAAGATTTGATTGCTTATGTCATTGAGACAGTTGAAAACCATTCTGGTGTCAGGCTTGAACCAGAAGTTCGGATTATTGGGGAAAACCTGTAACCATTATTGATAATTAAAGAAAGTACCGTGGAGGATTTATGACAATTGACTAAGCCAATTATCACATTTAACAATGTTTCAAAAACATTTGAGGACAGTGGAACACAGGTTCTAAAGAACATTAACTTTGACCTTGAAGAAGGAAAATTTTACACCCTGCTTGGAGCTTCTGGCTCTGGAAAATCAACTATTTTAAATATTATGGCGGGCCTACTAGATGCCAGCAGCGGAGACATTTATTTAGATGGGGAACGTATTAATGATTTGCCGATTAATAAACGTGACATTCATACCGTTTTCCAAAATTATGCCCTCTTCCCTCATATGACTGTTTTTGAGAATGTTGCCTTTGCTTTGAAGCTGAAGAAAGTGGACAAGAAAGAGATTGCTAAGCGCGTGAAAGAAACCTTGAAAATGGTTCAATTAGAAGGGTTTGAAAATCGTTCTATCCAGAAGTTGTCTGGTGGTCAACGTCAACGTGTTGCCATTGCGCGTGCGATTATCAATCAACCGCGTGTGGTCTTACTTGACGAACCACTCTCAGCCCTTGATTTGAAATTAAGAACAGAGATGCAATATGAATTACGTGAATTGCAACAACGTCTAGGCATTACCTTTGTTTTTGTTACTCACGATCAAGAAGAAGCCTTGGCCATGAGTGATTGGATTTTTGTCATGAATGAAGGTGAAATTGTTCAGTCGGGAACACCAGTGGATATTTACGATGAGCCAATTAATCATTTTGTTGCTAATTTTATTGGAGAATCTAATATTATTAACGGTACCATGATTGAAGACTATCTTGTCTCCTTTAACGGGAAAGAATTTGAATCTGTGGACGGTGGAATGCGCCCTAATGAGCCTGTTGAAGTGGTTATTCGTCCTGAAGATCTTCAAATTACTTTGCCAGAAGAAGGGAAATTACAAGTTAAGGTTGATACCCAATTATTCCGCGGGGTTCACTACGAAATTATTGCCTATGATGAATTGGGTAATGAATGGATGATTCATTCTACCCGCAAAGCTATCGAAGGAGAAGTTATCGGATTAGATTTTACCCCTGAAGATCTTCATATCATGCGTCTTAATGAGACTGAAGAGGAATTTGATGCCCGTATTGAAGAATATGTGGAAATGGATGAGCCTGAAGATGGATTGATTAATGCCATTGAGGAGGAGCGTAATGAAGAAAACCTCTAGTCTTTTTTCGATTCCTTACTTCTTATGGATTCTCTTTTTTGTTGTGGCACCAGTCACTCTCTTGTTTTACAAGTCCTTTTTTGACATAGAAGGGCGCGTGACCTTAGCCAATTATGAAACCTTTTTTAGCTCTTGGACTTATTTGAGGATGAGTGTGAATTCTATTTTATACGCTGGTATTATCACACTCGTCACGCTCTTGATTTCATATCCTACGGCTCTCTTTTTAACGCGCCTAAAGCACAAGCAGTTGTGGCTTATGCTCATTATCTTGCCAACCTGGGTAAATTTATTGCTAAAGGCCTATGCCTTTATGGGAATCTTTGGTCAACAAGGAGGGATTAACAGCTTTTTAACCTTTATGGGGATTGGCCCGCAGCAAATCCTTTTCACAGATTTCTCCTTCATTTTTGTAGCCTCTTACATTGAGCTCCCTTTTATGATGTTACCGATTTTTAACGCTTTGGATGATATTGACCATAATGTCATCAATGCCAGTCGCGACCTAGGAGCTAGTGAATTTCAGGCCTTCTCAAAAGTTATTTTTCCCCTTTCTTTAAATGGGGTTAGGGCAGGTGTTCAGTCTGTCTTTATCCCAAGTTTGAGTCTCTTTATGTTAACCCGTTTGATTGGTGGAAACCGGGTGATTACACTTGGTACAGCCATTGAACAACATTTTTTGACCACCCAAAACTGGGGAATGGGATCAACCATTGGTGTCGTCTTGATTTTGACCATGGTTGCTATTATGTGGCTCACAAAGGAGAAAAGTAAATGAAAAAATTTGCCAATCTTTATTTAGCGAGTGTCTTTGTTTTACTCTACATTCCTATTTTTTATTTGATTTTCTATTCTTTCAACAAAGGTGGGGATATGAATGGTTTTACAGGATTTACCCTTGAGCATTACCAAACCATGTTTGAGGATAGTCGTCTCATGACAATCTTACTGCAAACCTTTGTTCTTGCTTTTAGTAGCGCTCTACTAGCAACGATTATTGGGATCTTTGGAGCTATCTTTATCCACCATGTTAGAGGTAAGTACCAAAATGCCATGCTATCAGCCAATAATGTCTTGATGGTATCACCAGATGTCATGATTGGGGCTTCCTTTTTAATTCTTTTTACATCATTGAAGTTTCAGCTGGGCATGTCTTCAGTTTTATTAAGTCATATTGCTTTTTCGATTCCTATTGTGGTTTTGATGGTATTGCCGCGCTTGAAAGAGATGAATCAGGACATGGTCAACGCCGCTTATGATTTGGGAGCTAATTATTTCCAAATGCTCAAAGAAGTCATGCTGCCATACTTAACACCAGGGATTATTGCAGGTTATTTTATGGCCTTTACCTATTCCTTAGATGATTTTGCAGTGACTTTCTTTTTGACTGGAAATGGTTTTACTACTTTATCTGTTGAGATTTATTCGCGGGCTCGTCAGGGAATTTCCTTGGATATCAATGCTTTGTCAACCATCGTTTTCTTTTTCTCCATCCTCTTAGTGATCGGTTATTATTATATGTCACAGGACAAGGAGGAAAAACATGCGTAAACTTTATTCCTTTCTAGCAGGAGTTTTGGGTGTTATTGTTATTTTAACAAGTCTTTCTTTCATCTTGCAGAAAAAATCGGGTTCTGGTAGTCAATCGGATAAATTAGTTATTTATAACTGGGGAGATTACATTGATCCAGCTTTGCTCAAAAAATTCACCAAAGAAACGGGCATTGAAGTGCAGTATGAAACTTTCGATTCCAATGAAGCCATGTACACTAAAATCAAGCAGGGCGGAACCACTTACGACATTGCTGTTCCTAGTGATTACACCATTGATAAAATGATCAAAGAAAACCTACTCAATAAGCTTGATAAGTCAAAATTAGTTGGCATGGATAATATCGGGAAAGAATTTTTAGGGAAAAGCTTTGACCCACAAAACGACTATTCTTTGCCTTATTTCTGGGGAACCGTTGGGATTGTTTATAATGATCAATTAGTTGATAAGGCGCCTATGCACTGGGAAGATCTGTGGCGTCCAGAATATAAAAATAGTATTATGCTGATTGATGGAGCGCGTGAAATGCTAGGGGTTGGTTTAACAACTTTTGGTTATAGTGTGAATTCTAAAAATCTAGAGCAGTTGCAGGCAGCCGAGAGAAAACTGCAGCAGTTGACGCCGAATGTTAAAGCCATTGTAGCAGATGAGATGAAAGGCTACATGATTCAAGGTGACGCTGCTATTGGAATTACCTTTTCTGGTGAAGCCAGTGAGATGTTAGATAGTAACGAACACCTTCACTACATCGTGCCTTCAGAAGGGTCTAACCTTTGGTTTGATAATTTGGTACTACCAAAAACCATGAAACACGAAAAAGAAGCTTATGCTTTTTTGAACTTTATCAATCGTCCTGAAAATGCTGCGCAAAATGCTGCATATATTGGTTATGCGACACCAAATAAAAAAGCCAAGGCCTTACTTCCAGATGAGATAAAAAATGATCCTGCTTTTTATCCAACAGATGACATTATCAAAAAATTGGAAGTTTATGACAATTTAGGGTCAAGATGGTTGGGGATTTATAATGATTTATACCTCCAATTTAAAATGTATCGCAAATAAGCACTCAAAAAGGCTGGTATTTCTCCAGCCTTTTTAATGTATCGACAGATGACGTCACCAGTACACGCGATAGGGGCGGCCAACCTTTGTAAAAATTTGTTGGCTGTTCAGTTGCTTATTTTCTTCTAAATAAGCAATGTATTTACGGACAGAGACATGGGATAAGTGACAAGCGGAAGCTAATTCTTGGATAGTAAAAGGTTGATCAAAGACTTTGATATTTTCCATAATCCACTGGAAAGTGGATTCAGATAAGCCTTTTTCTAACAATTGTTTGTTTTTAGTGTCTTTTTTGCTAGTCAAACATTTCAGTTGGTCAATTTGGGCCTGCTCTAGTTGCTGATTGGCCAAATGTTCTCGATGTGTAACAAACTGTTGGATGCTTTCTTGAAAGCGTTCAAAGGTAAAGGGCTTGATGAGGTAGTCGATAA
The genomic region above belongs to Streptococcus pyogenes and contains:
- the folB gene encoding dihydroneopterin aldolase, whose translation is MDKIVLEGCRFYGYHGAFKEEQTLGQIFLVDLELSVDLQAASLSDQLTDTVHYGMVFDSVRQLVEGEKFILIERLAGAICEQLFNEFPPIEAIKVAIKKENPPIAGHYKAVGIELERQR
- the folK gene encoding 2-amino-4-hydroxy-6-hydroxymethyldihydropteridine diphosphokinase, encoding MTIVYLSLGTNMGDRAAYLQKALEALADLPQTRLLAQSSIYETTAWGKTGQADFLNMACQLDTQLTAADFLKETQAIEQSLGRVRHEKWGSRTIDIDILLFGEEVYDTKELKVPHPYMTERAFVLIPLLELQPDLKLPPNHKFLRDYLAALDQSDITLFSAQQTEF
- the murB gene encoding UDP-N-acetylmuramate dehydrogenase gives rise to the protein MITELHGIDIRENEPLKHYTYTKVGGPADFLAFPRNHYELSRIVAYANKENMPWLVLGNASNLIVRDGGIRGFVIMFDKLNAVHLNGYTLEAEAGANLIETTKIAKFHSLTGFEFACGIPGSIGGAVFMNAGAYGGEISHIFLSAKVLTPSGEIKTISARDMAFGYRHSAIQETGDIVISAKFALKPGNYDTISQEMNRLNHLRQLKQPLEFPSCGSVFKRPPGHFAGQLIMEANLKGHRIGGVEVSEKHTGFMINVADGTAKDYEDLIAYVIETVENHSGVRLEPEVRIIGENL
- a CDS encoding ABC transporter ATP-binding protein yields the protein MTKPIITFNNVSKTFEDSGTQVLKNINFDLEEGKFYTLLGASGSGKSTILNIMAGLLDASSGDIYLDGERINDLPINKRDIHTVFQNYALFPHMTVFENVAFALKLKKVDKKEIAKRVKETLKMVQLEGFENRSIQKLSGGQRQRVAIARAIINQPRVVLLDEPLSALDLKLRTEMQYELRELQQRLGITFVFVTHDQEEALAMSDWIFVMNEGEIVQSGTPVDIYDEPINHFVANFIGESNIINGTMIEDYLVSFNGKEFESVDGGMRPNEPVEVVIRPEDLQITLPEEGKLQVKVDTQLFRGVHYEIIAYDELGNEWMIHSTRKAIEGEVIGLDFTPEDLHIMRLNETEEEFDARIEEYVEMDEPEDGLINAIEEERNEENL
- a CDS encoding ABC transporter permease — encoded protein: MKKTSSLFSIPYFLWILFFVVAPVTLLFYKSFFDIEGRVTLANYETFFSSWTYLRMSVNSILYAGIITLVTLLISYPTALFLTRLKHKQLWLMLIILPTWVNLLLKAYAFMGIFGQQGGINSFLTFMGIGPQQILFTDFSFIFVASYIELPFMMLPIFNALDDIDHNVINASRDLGASEFQAFSKVIFPLSLNGVRAGVQSVFIPSLSLFMLTRLIGGNRVITLGTAIEQHFLTTQNWGMGSTIGVVLILTMVAIMWLTKEKSK
- a CDS encoding ABC transporter permease, which encodes MKKFANLYLASVFVLLYIPIFYLIFYSFNKGGDMNGFTGFTLEHYQTMFEDSRLMTILLQTFVLAFSSALLATIIGIFGAIFIHHVRGKYQNAMLSANNVLMVSPDVMIGASFLILFTSLKFQLGMSSVLLSHIAFSIPIVVLMVLPRLKEMNQDMVNAAYDLGANYFQMLKEVMLPYLTPGIIAGYFMAFTYSLDDFAVTFFLTGNGFTTLSVEIYSRARQGISLDINALSTIVFFFSILLVIGYYYMSQDKEEKHA
- a CDS encoding ABC transporter substrate-binding protein; the encoded protein is MRKLYSFLAGVLGVIVILTSLSFILQKKSGSGSQSDKLVIYNWGDYIDPALLKKFTKETGIEVQYETFDSNEAMYTKIKQGGTTYDIAVPSDYTIDKMIKENLLNKLDKSKLVGMDNIGKEFLGKSFDPQNDYSLPYFWGTVGIVYNDQLVDKAPMHWEDLWRPEYKNSIMLIDGAREMLGVGLTTFGYSVNSKNLEQLQAAERKLQQLTPNVKAIVADEMKGYMIQGDAAIGITFSGEASEMLDSNEHLHYIVPSEGSNLWFDNLVLPKTMKHEKEAYAFLNFINRPENAAQNAAYIGYATPNKKAKALLPDEIKNDPAFYPTDDIIKKLEVYDNLGSRWLGIYNDLYLQFKMYRK
- a CDS encoding response regulator; its protein translation is MNVLIIEDDPMVDFIHRNYLEKLNLFDRIISSDSMKAVQSILTDYAIDLILLDIHITDGNGIQFLEKWRTQHIPCEVIIISAANDGNIIRDGFHLGIIDYLIKPFTFERFQESIQQFVTHREHLANQQLEQAQIDQLKCLTSKKDTKNKQLLEKGLSESTFQWIMENIKVFDQPFTIQELASACHLSHVSVRKYIAYLEENKQLNSQQIFTKVGRPYRVYW